From Desulfuromonas soudanensis, the proteins below share one genomic window:
- a CDS encoding ATP-binding protein, producing MNKTLEKRILTFAFLVLTLTIAVNTGFNIEGFRRDYRDGIILRCQSLAAGLQNAIENVLALGLGLEEMEGVNLRCQEIVTTDPEIIYCLIENTVGTPLYSSDPSFYFTAGVEFVSALSKNTSILNFPHLGRAYDVSQPVYDADGTLAGRIRIGFPESILEKRTAKVFQRSMIILGIALSVVFGLVVLFAKRDLIGPIGRLCTMAKSVAAGDFKVTVPAMSTRDFSDLATALQEMASSLQSRDQKIRENYRELEETNRQLQESYEYQERIGAELGRSREMYRSLLEGASDAIVVSDDNDRIVLINRAAEAFFGITLDKVEGMNLFSALEMLQVEHIEEQYGLHRAVLEGKIAEAEVSFVRPGDQRLIVGWIVGSPVVGKDGKHLVQATIRDITKEKEIKENLEKSTRELQRLNQMKDSFLGVASHELKTPLTVIIGYAELILGEMSGRLDETVLGMVQHIADAGERLSSIVRDMVDVSMLDNNRLYLRNRAVDVNDVIRTAVTELEFFFSLRKQSFEFRLDDDLPPVFCDPDRLVQVVTNLVGNAIKFTPDEGTVTLETRRASSLRTPYNLDLAEDTEIKPIGNKPISYVEIIITDTGIGIAEPDQIHIFDKFYEVGNIEEHFTGKVAFKGKGAGLGLAIVKGIIDVLDGEIWVESPGCDPERCPGSAFHILLPVEGSEPGDSIGT from the coding sequence ATGAACAAAACCCTTGAAAAGCGGATTCTCACCTTCGCCTTTCTGGTTTTGACCCTCACCATTGCGGTGAATACCGGGTTCAACATCGAAGGCTTCCGGCGGGATTACCGTGACGGGATCATTCTGCGTTGTCAGAGTTTAGCCGCCGGACTGCAAAACGCCATCGAAAATGTCCTTGCCCTGGGCCTCGGTCTCGAGGAGATGGAGGGTGTCAATCTCCGTTGCCAGGAAATCGTCACCACCGATCCGGAAATCATCTATTGTCTCATTGAGAATACCGTCGGCACCCCCCTCTATTCCAGTGACCCTTCTTTTTATTTTACCGCCGGGGTTGAATTCGTCTCCGCACTCAGCAAAAACACCTCCATCCTCAACTTTCCCCATCTGGGGCGGGCTTACGACGTTTCTCAGCCTGTTTATGATGCCGACGGAACGCTGGCCGGCAGGATCCGCATCGGTTTTCCCGAATCTATCCTCGAGAAGCGGACGGCCAAGGTCTTTCAGCGCTCGATGATTATCCTCGGCATCGCCCTCTCCGTCGTTTTCGGTCTGGTCGTGCTTTTTGCCAAGCGCGACCTTATCGGTCCGATCGGTCGTCTCTGTACCATGGCCAAAAGTGTCGCCGCCGGCGATTTCAAGGTGACGGTTCCGGCCATGTCCACCCGCGATTTTTCCGATCTGGCCACCGCCCTCCAGGAGATGGCCAGTTCCCTGCAGAGCCGCGACCAGAAAATACGGGAGAACTATCGCGAACTCGAAGAGACAAACAGGCAACTCCAGGAATCCTATGAATATCAGGAACGAATCGGAGCCGAACTGGGGCGCAGCAGGGAGATGTACCGATCCCTGCTCGAGGGGGCCAGCGACGCAATCGTCGTCAGTGATGATAACGACCGGATCGTTTTGATCAACAGGGCGGCCGAGGCCTTTTTCGGCATTACCCTGGACAAGGTCGAAGGAATGAATCTCTTTTCCGCCCTGGAAATGCTGCAGGTCGAGCATATCGAAGAGCAGTACGGTCTTCACCGGGCAGTCCTCGAAGGGAAAATCGCCGAAGCCGAGGTCAGCTTCGTGCGGCCCGGCGATCAGCGCCTGATCGTCGGCTGGATCGTCGGGTCGCCGGTGGTCGGAAAGGATGGCAAACATCTGGTGCAGGCCACCATTCGCGATATCACCAAGGAAAAGGAAATCAAGGAAAACCTTGAAAAAAGTACCCGTGAGCTTCAGCGCCTCAATCAGATGAAGGACTCCTTTCTCGGGGTGGCATCCCACGAGCTGAAAACGCCGCTGACGGTCATCATCGGCTATGCCGAACTGATTCTCGGTGAAATGTCCGGCCGTCTCGACGAGACCGTCCTGGGAATGGTTCAGCATATTGCCGACGCGGGGGAGCGCCTCTCCAGTATCGTCCGCGACATGGTGGACGTCTCCATGCTCGACAACAATCGCCTGTATCTGCGCAATCGCGCCGTCGACGTCAACGATGTGATACGCACGGCCGTCACCGAACTGGAATTTTTCTTCTCCCTGCGCAAGCAGTCCTTCGAATTCAGACTCGACGACGATCTCCCCCCGGTCTTCTGTGATCCAGATCGCCTTGTGCAGGTTGTGACCAATCTGGTCGGCAATGCCATCAAGTTCACCCCCGACGAGGGAACGGTCACCCTGGAGACCCGGAGGGCCTCTTCCCTGCGCACCCCTTATAATCTTGACCTTGCCGAGGATACGGAGATCAAGCCGATCGGAAACAAACCGATTTCCTATGTTGAAATCATCATCACCGATACCGGGATCGGCATCGCCGAGCCGGACCAGATCCACATTTTTGACAAGTTTTACGAAGTGGGCAATATCGAGGAGCATTTCACGGGCAAGGTCGCCTTCAAGGGGAAGGGCGCCGGCCTCGGACTCGCAATCGTCAAGGGGATCATCGACGTGCTCGACGGAGAGATCTGGGTGGAAAGCCCCGGTTGCGATCCCGAACGCTGCCCCGGAAGCGCTTTTCACATCCTCCTCCCCGTCGAAGGGTCCGAACCCGGCGATTCCATCGGGACCTAA
- a CDS encoding MBL fold metallo-hydrolase, translated as MRVCLLGSGSKGNAVYVESRGCRILIDAGFSARELGNRLAAIGTGGDDLDALFMTHEHGDHSRGMGPLARRHRLPVYVHHRTYRELGRCGAIDDVREFEAGDAITLGDIQVTSFPITHDAAAPVGYVIETPEGKVGVATDLGIATRLVAERLKGCRVLVMESNHDEAMLRDGPYPWHLKQRIRSNHGHLSNLASAQLLQGLLWEGLEAVFLAHLSEVNNTPILAEACAREVLGAQTLCRPLLAIGTQERASVCFTL; from the coding sequence GTGCGGGTCTGTTTACTGGGGAGCGGCAGCAAGGGAAATGCCGTCTACGTCGAGAGTCGTGGATGCCGCATTCTCATCGATGCCGGGTTCTCCGCCCGGGAACTCGGCAATCGCCTGGCCGCCATCGGAACGGGAGGGGATGACCTCGACGCCCTGTTCATGACCCATGAACACGGGGATCACAGCCGAGGGATGGGCCCCCTGGCGCGGCGGCATCGGCTTCCGGTCTACGTTCACCATCGCACCTACAGGGAACTCGGGCGTTGCGGAGCGATTGACGATGTTCGTGAATTCGAGGCCGGGGACGCCATCACCCTCGGCGACATCCAGGTGACCTCTTTTCCCATCACCCATGATGCAGCGGCCCCCGTCGGCTATGTGATTGAAACCCCCGAAGGGAAGGTCGGCGTGGCCACCGATCTCGGCATTGCCACCCGTCTGGTGGCCGAACGGCTCAAGGGGTGCCGGGTCCTGGTCATGGAATCGAACCACGATGAAGCGATGCTGCGGGATGGCCCCTACCCCTGGCATCTGAAACAGAGAATTCGCAGCAATCATGGCCACCTCTCCAACCTCGCCTCGGCGCAGCTTCTTCAGGGTCTTCTCTGGGAAGGACTCGAGGCTGTTTTTCTGGCCCACCTCAGCGAGGTCAACAATACCCCCATTCTGGCCGAAGCCTGCGCAAGGGAGGTCCTCGGGGCCCAGACCCTCTGCCGGCCCCTGCTGGCCATCGGGACCCAGGAGAGAGCAAGCGTCTGTTTCACCCTCTAA
- a CDS encoding phosphoribosylformylglycinamidine synthase subunit PurS, which produces MPWRIAVGLKDGVRDARGERVRREIREHLGIELTSVRTIDIYTVDADLSDEEVAAAAAGPFSDPVIQEFAINAPLAGDFDILIEVGFRPGVTDNVGRTSREAIQYLTGRPFASGEGVYTSVQYLLKGVCEEEAAERIAAGFLANALIQRWTIIPAARFDRVRGVPVTVPRVVVGAPPQIREIDLDVSDEALMQISREGMLALNLEEMKKLQSYASDPALGKARARVGLGSRLTDGELEALAQTWSEHCKHKIFSARIEYRDEHGKSETIDSLFKTYIVGATRDIRARLGDRDFCLSVFKDNAGVIRFNDDWSLVFKVETHNSPSALDPYGGALTGIVGVNRDGVGTGMGARLIFNTDVFCFASPFYDKPLPQRLLHPRRIFEGVVEGVEHGGNKSGIPTVNGSLVFDERFVGKPLVYCGTAAIMPAKLNGKPSHEKRVLVGDRIVMVGGRIGKDGIHGATFSSEELHEGSPVTAVQIGDPITQRRMFDFLIVARDRGLYNSITDNGAGGLSSSVGEMSEDTGGFEMHLDRAPLKYPGLQPWEILISEAQERMTLAVPPDKLEAFIALAGEMDVEATDLGVFTDSGYYHCLYNGKTLTYLDMNFLHGGVPQMTIPAVWEVRDHREPDFPQPLDMDATLRHMLGRLNICSKEAVVRRYDHEVQAGTVLKPLVGVANDGPADAAMVRPLFDSFEGVVVSHGICPRYSDIDTYHMMACAIDEGLRNYVAVGGNIEHVAGLDNFCWCDPVKSDKTPDGEYKAAQLVRANKALYDYCVAFGVPLISGKDSMKNDYQIGETKISIPPTVLFSVIGKIDDVRTATTMDAKRPGDLVYLLGLTRDELGGSEYYALKGHLGKNVPQVDAPYAMKLFRAINRAQQAGVLASCHDLSDGGLGVALAETASAGGFGIHADLRAVKVAEPLREDAILFSESQSRFLVTVRPGHRERFEGLFSGQDVSFLGEVTADDELRLIGLSGGVLVRSSIHDLKEAWQTPLKEL; this is translated from the coding sequence ATGCCCTGGAGAATAGCAGTCGGACTTAAGGACGGAGTCCGGGATGCCCGAGGAGAGCGGGTCAGACGGGAGATCCGGGAACATCTCGGCATTGAACTGACGAGCGTTCGGACCATCGACATCTATACGGTCGATGCCGATCTCAGCGACGAAGAGGTCGCCGCCGCCGCGGCCGGACCATTTTCCGATCCGGTCATTCAGGAATTCGCCATCAATGCTCCCCTGGCGGGTGATTTTGATATCCTCATCGAAGTCGGCTTCCGTCCCGGGGTCACCGATAACGTCGGGCGCACCTCCCGCGAAGCGATCCAGTATCTCACCGGGCGCCCTTTTGCCTCCGGCGAGGGGGTCTATACCTCGGTTCAGTACCTCCTCAAGGGGGTGTGCGAGGAAGAGGCCGCCGAACGGATTGCCGCAGGATTTCTCGCCAATGCCCTGATCCAGCGCTGGACCATCATCCCCGCCGCCCGCTTCGACCGGGTCAGGGGGGTTCCGGTGACCGTTCCCAGGGTGGTCGTCGGCGCTCCCCCCCAAATTCGGGAGATCGACCTGGATGTCTCCGACGAGGCCCTGATGCAGATCAGCCGCGAGGGGATGCTGGCCCTCAATCTCGAGGAAATGAAAAAGCTCCAGTCGTACGCCAGCGATCCGGCCCTGGGCAAGGCTCGCGCCCGCGTCGGCCTCGGCTCCCGGTTGACCGATGGCGAGCTCGAGGCCCTGGCCCAGACCTGGAGCGAGCACTGCAAGCACAAAATCTTCTCCGCCCGCATCGAATACCGGGATGAGCACGGCAAGTCCGAGACCATCGACTCCCTGTTCAAAACCTATATCGTCGGCGCCACCCGCGACATCCGGGCCCGACTCGGCGACAGGGACTTCTGTCTTTCCGTGTTCAAGGACAACGCCGGGGTGATTCGCTTCAACGACGACTGGAGCCTGGTATTCAAGGTCGAGACCCACAACTCTCCCAGCGCTCTCGATCCGTACGGCGGAGCCCTGACGGGGATCGTCGGCGTCAACCGCGACGGCGTCGGCACCGGCATGGGAGCACGGCTGATCTTCAACACCGACGTCTTCTGTTTTGCCTCTCCCTTCTACGACAAGCCGCTGCCGCAGCGCCTGCTGCACCCGCGTCGCATCTTTGAAGGGGTGGTCGAGGGGGTCGAGCACGGCGGCAACAAGAGCGGCATACCGACGGTCAACGGTTCCCTGGTCTTCGACGAGCGATTCGTCGGCAAGCCCCTGGTCTACTGCGGAACCGCCGCGATCATGCCGGCAAAACTCAACGGCAAGCCGAGCCACGAAAAGCGAGTCCTGGTCGGCGACCGCATCGTCATGGTCGGCGGTCGCATCGGCAAGGATGGCATTCACGGCGCCACCTTCTCTTCCGAGGAACTTCATGAGGGGTCTCCGGTGACGGCGGTGCAGATCGGCGATCCCATCACCCAGCGGCGCATGTTCGACTTTCTGATCGTCGCCCGCGACCGCGGTCTCTACAACTCGATTACCGACAACGGCGCCGGGGGACTCTCCTCCTCCGTCGGCGAGATGTCCGAGGACACGGGGGGGTTCGAAATGCACCTCGATCGCGCTCCCCTCAAATATCCGGGGCTGCAGCCCTGGGAAATCCTCATCTCGGAGGCACAGGAACGGATGACCCTGGCCGTCCCTCCCGACAAGCTTGAGGCCTTTATCGCCCTGGCGGGGGAGATGGACGTCGAGGCCACCGACCTTGGGGTTTTCACCGACTCGGGGTACTATCACTGTCTCTACAACGGCAAGACCCTCACCTACCTGGATATGAATTTTCTCCACGGCGGCGTGCCGCAGATGACGATCCCCGCGGTTTGGGAGGTCAGGGATCACCGCGAACCGGATTTCCCCCAACCCCTCGACATGGACGCCACCCTGCGGCACATGCTCGGTCGTCTCAATATCTGTTCCAAGGAGGCGGTCGTCCGCCGCTATGACCACGAGGTCCAGGCCGGTACGGTTCTCAAACCCCTGGTCGGAGTCGCCAACGACGGCCCCGCCGATGCGGCCATGGTCCGGCCGCTCTTCGATTCCTTCGAGGGGGTGGTCGTCTCCCACGGCATCTGTCCCCGCTACAGCGACATTGACACCTATCACATGATGGCCTGCGCCATCGACGAGGGGCTGCGCAACTACGTTGCCGTCGGCGGCAACATCGAGCATGTCGCCGGGCTCGACAACTTCTGCTGGTGCGATCCGGTCAAGAGCGATAAGACCCCTGACGGCGAGTACAAGGCGGCCCAGCTGGTGCGGGCCAACAAGGCGCTCTATGACTACTGCGTCGCCTTCGGCGTGCCGCTGATCTCCGGCAAGGACTCGATGAAAAACGACTACCAGATCGGCGAGACCAAGATCTCCATTCCGCCGACGGTCCTCTTTTCGGTCATCGGCAAGATCGACGACGTCCGTACGGCGACCACCATGGACGCCAAACGTCCCGGCGACCTCGTCTATCTCCTCGGCCTGACCCGGGACGAGCTCGGCGGTTCCGAGTACTACGCTCTCAAAGGCCATCTCGGCAAAAATGTGCCGCAGGTCGATGCTCCCTACGCCATGAAGCTCTTCCGGGCCATCAACCGTGCCCAGCAGGCAGGGGTGCTCGCCTCCTGTCATGACCTCTCCGACGGCGGTCTCGGCGTCGCCCTGGCGGAAACCGCCTCGGCCGGCGGCTTCGGCATCCACGCCGACCTGCGGGCGGTAAAGGTCGCGGAACCGCTGCGGGAGGATGCGATCCTCTTCTCCGAATCCCAGAGCCGTTTTCTGGTCACCGTGCGCCCCGGTCATCGGGAGCGTTTCGAAGGACTCTTTTCCGGGCAGGACGTCTCTTTCCTCGGCGAAGTGACCGCGGACGACGAGCTGCGCCTCATCGGTCTTTCCGGAGGAGTCCTGGTCCGTTCCAGCATTCACGATCTCAAGGAGGCGTGGCAGACGCCCCTCAAGGAGCTCTAG
- a CDS encoding phosphoribosylformylglycinamidine synthase subunit PurQ, whose amino-acid sequence MAKQVRAIVISGNGTNCEREVANACRLAGAEVADIVHISELLAGRVRLDDYHFLNLAGGFLDGDDLGSAKAGANRLLHAPVKGSSEHLIDQVRRFIAAGKLVLGVCNGFQLMVKMGLLPALDGDFDRQSATLTFNDGGRFLDRWVYLRVDTDSPCVFTAGLKGIYLPVRHGEGKFVTESPEILAQIETRHLAPLRYSDGEYRAATMEASFNPNGSVAGIAGVCDQTGRLFGLMPHPEAYVHRTHHPRWTREEDLPEEGMGLWLYQNAVRFIREKLL is encoded by the coding sequence ATGGCGAAACAGGTTCGAGCTATTGTTATCTCCGGCAACGGAACCAACTGCGAACGGGAGGTGGCCAACGCCTGTCGTCTGGCCGGAGCCGAGGTGGCGGACATCGTCCATATCTCCGAACTCCTCGCCGGGCGGGTCCGCCTCGACGACTACCATTTTCTCAATCTCGCCGGGGGGTTTCTCGACGGCGACGACCTCGGCAGCGCCAAGGCCGGAGCCAACCGCCTGCTCCACGCGCCGGTCAAGGGGAGCAGCGAACACCTGATCGACCAGGTTCGGCGCTTCATCGCCGCGGGAAAGCTGGTCCTCGGGGTCTGCAACGGTTTTCAGTTGATGGTCAAGATGGGACTCCTTCCGGCTCTCGACGGCGATTTCGATCGCCAGAGTGCCACCCTGACCTTCAACGACGGGGGCCGTTTTCTCGACCGTTGGGTCTATCTCAGGGTCGATACCGATTCCCCCTGTGTCTTCACCGCCGGGCTCAAGGGGATCTATCTCCCGGTACGCCACGGCGAGGGGAAATTCGTCACCGAGTCGCCGGAAATCCTAGCGCAGATCGAAACCCGGCATCTGGCCCCCCTGCGCTACAGTGACGGGGAATATCGAGCGGCAACCATGGAGGCTTCCTTCAACCCCAACGGTTCCGTCGCCGGCATCGCCGGTGTCTGTGACCAGACGGGCCGACTCTTCGGACTGATGCCCCATCCCGAAGCCTATGTGCACCGCACCCACCATCCGCGCTGGACCCGCGAGGAGGACCTCCCCGAAGAGGGGATGGGGCTGTGGCTCTACCAGAATGCCGTTCGCTTCATCCGGGAAAAGCTCCTTTAG
- the purF gene encoding amidophosphoribosyltransferase — MHDKFEDECGVFGIFGHPEAANLTYLGLYALQHRGQESCGIVSSDGNRLRAHKGMGLVADVFKNDAVFDNLPGASAIGHVRYSTAGGNDLKNCQPINVDYHRGAIAVAHNGNLVNAQELRNELELKGSIFSTIADTEVIIHLMARAQRETLAERVTEALNEVKGAYSLVFLTETRMVAVRDPNGFRPLALGKLDGAYVVASETCAFDLIEAQFIREIEPGEMIVIDKTGLTSLHPFAKVAPSPCIFEYIYFSRPDSTIFGREVYGVRKEFGHQLAREHAVEADVVIAIPDSGVPAAIGYAEESGIPFQLGLIRNHYVGRTFIEPQQAIRHFGVKIKLNPVREIIEGKRVVVVDDSIVRGTTARKIIKMIRNAGAKEIHMRISCPPTSFPCYYGINTPTRKELISSSHSIEEINRYITSDTLGYLSLEGLRTSAGVPEGSAGYFCDACFSGHYPVKFPRLKSDSQLGLF, encoded by the coding sequence ATGCATGATAAATTTGAAGATGAATGCGGCGTTTTCGGAATCTTTGGTCATCCCGAGGCGGCGAACCTCACCTACCTCGGACTCTACGCCCTGCAGCATCGCGGACAGGAAAGCTGCGGGATCGTTTCCTCCGACGGGAACCGGCTGCGGGCTCACAAGGGGATGGGGCTGGTCGCCGATGTCTTTAAAAACGACGCCGTTTTTGACAACCTGCCGGGGGCCAGCGCCATCGGCCATGTGCGCTATTCCACCGCCGGCGGCAACGACCTGAAGAACTGCCAGCCGATCAATGTCGACTATCACCGTGGCGCCATCGCCGTGGCGCATAACGGCAACCTGGTCAACGCCCAGGAGTTGCGCAACGAACTCGAGCTCAAAGGCTCGATCTTTTCCACCATCGCCGATACCGAAGTCATCATCCATCTGATGGCCCGGGCCCAGCGGGAAACCCTGGCGGAACGGGTCACCGAGGCGTTGAACGAGGTCAAGGGGGCCTACAGCCTCGTTTTCCTCACCGAAACGCGCATGGTGGCGGTGCGCGACCCCAACGGTTTCCGTCCCCTGGCTCTCGGCAAACTCGATGGCGCCTACGTCGTCGCCTCGGAAACCTGCGCCTTCGATCTCATCGAGGCTCAGTTCATCCGCGAAATCGAGCCCGGCGAAATGATCGTCATCGACAAAACCGGCCTCACCAGTCTCCACCCCTTCGCCAAGGTCGCCCCGTCTCCCTGTATCTTCGAGTACATCTACTTCTCCCGCCCCGACAGCACCATCTTCGGCCGGGAGGTCTACGGCGTGCGCAAGGAATTCGGCCATCAGCTCGCCCGGGAACATGCCGTGGAGGCCGATGTGGTCATCGCCATCCCCGACTCGGGGGTGCCGGCGGCGATCGGCTACGCCGAGGAGTCGGGAATTCCCTTCCAGCTCGGGCTGATCCGCAACCATTATGTCGGCCGGACCTTTATCGAGCCGCAGCAGGCGATCCGTCACTTCGGGGTCAAGATCAAACTCAACCCGGTGCGCGAGATCATCGAGGGGAAAAGGGTCGTGGTCGTCGACGACTCCATCGTGCGCGGCACCACGGCGCGCAAGATCATCAAGATGATCCGCAATGCCGGCGCCAAGGAGATCCACATGCGCATCTCCTGCCCTCCGACCAGTTTCCCCTGCTATTACGGGATCAACACACCCACCCGCAAGGAGCTGATTTCCTCCTCCCATTCCATCGAGGAAATCAACCGCTATATCACCTCGGACACCCTCGGCTATCTTTCCCTGGAAGGGCTGAGGACGTCGGCGGGGGTCCCGGAGGGGAGCGCCGGATATTTCTGCGACGCCTGTTTCAGCGGCCACTATCCGGTCAAGTTTCCGCGCCTGAAATCCGACAGCCAACTCGGTCTTTTTTAG
- the pyrE gene encoding orotate phosphoribosyltransferase, translating into MTQEERKELMTIVRELSYEEREVTLASGRKSNFYFDGKQTCLHARGGLLVGKAFWQEAQQFQGPIHGVGGLTLGADPIATATSIAAALDGQSVHAFIIRKEPKGHGTGQWLEGRKNLPAGSRVVIVEDVTTTGGSSMKAVERAREEGLEVVGIVTLVDREEGARENIEGEKIPLRAVFTRTQVVG; encoded by the coding sequence ATGACCCAGGAAGAACGCAAGGAACTGATGACAATCGTTCGGGAACTGTCCTACGAGGAACGGGAGGTGACCCTGGCCTCCGGGCGCAAGAGCAACTTCTATTTCGACGGCAAGCAGACCTGTCTGCACGCCCGGGGGGGGCTGCTGGTCGGCAAAGCCTTCTGGCAGGAAGCCCAGCAGTTCCAAGGGCCGATTCACGGAGTCGGGGGGTTGACCCTCGGCGCCGACCCCATCGCCACCGCTACCTCCATCGCCGCGGCCCTCGACGGGCAGAGCGTCCATGCCTTCATCATCCGCAAGGAGCCCAAGGGGCACGGAACCGGCCAGTGGCTGGAGGGGAGAAAGAATCTCCCGGCTGGCAGTCGCGTGGTCATCGTCGAAGACGTCACCACCACCGGCGGTTCGTCCATGAAGGCGGTCGAACGCGCCCGCGAGGAGGGGCTCGAGGTGGTCGGCATCGTCACCCTCGTCGATCGGGAAGAAGGGGCCCGGGAAAATATCGAGGGGGAGAAGATCCCCCTGCGCGCCGTCTTCACCAGGACCCAGGTCGTGGGGTAG
- a CDS encoding chorismate mutase gives MDIEQLRIEIDRLDGELLRIFNERAALALKIGKIKKEKGLAVYDPNRERRIFEKMQAYNPGPLEDEAIVRLFERVIDESRRLERIRTKGI, from the coding sequence GTGGACATTGAACAGCTTCGCATCGAGATCGATCGCCTGGACGGCGAACTCCTGAGGATCTTCAACGAGCGGGCCGCCCTGGCTCTGAAGATCGGCAAGATCAAAAAGGAGAAAGGTCTTGCCGTGTACGACCCGAACCGGGAACGGCGGATCTTCGAGAAGATGCAGGCCTACAATCCCGGTCCCCTCGAGGATGAAGCCATCGTCCGACTCTTCGAACGGGTGATTGACGAATCCCGGCGTCTGGAACGCATTCGCACGAAAGGAATCTGA
- the nadB gene encoding L-aspartate oxidase gives MRIISDFLVIGSGIAGLSYALKVAEHGTVTIVTKREISETATNLAQGGIASVFSDEDSFEEHIRDTMVAGVFLSREEIVREVVEAGPGAIHDLIDWGVQFSRKDDDSYDLTREGGHSQRRILHAKDVTGREIERALIEAIGKHPNITLYENHIAIDLITETKATQKYCPLNRCLGAYVLDIGANEVIAFGAAMTVLATGGAGKVYLYTCNPDVATGDGVAMAYRAGASVANMEFMQFHPTTLYHPLAKSFLISEAVRGEGAILKRRDGTAFMSNYHELRDLAPRDIVARAIDNEMKVHGDDCVFLDITFEGADYIRDRFPNIYETCLSYGIDMTKEPIPVVPAAHYLCGGVQVDSHGESDLKNLFVIGEASCTGLHGANRLASNSLLEGVVYGDLAAKRSLERLAAEHRSDFPAIPPWDCGRATNSDEEVVVAHNWDEIRRCMWNYVGIVRSNKRLVRALRRIQMIQEEITDYYWDFLITSDLIELRNIATVAELIVRCALERRESRGLHYNIDYPERDDVHWQRDTVIRKSF, from the coding sequence ATGAGAATCATCTCGGATTTTCTGGTCATCGGCAGCGGCATCGCCGGCCTGTCCTATGCTCTGAAGGTCGCCGAGCACGGCACCGTCACCATTGTCACCAAACGGGAGATTTCCGAAACGGCAACCAATCTCGCCCAGGGGGGGATCGCCTCGGTCTTCTCCGACGAGGACTCCTTCGAGGAACACATCCGCGACACCATGGTCGCCGGTGTTTTTCTCTCCCGGGAGGAAATTGTCAGGGAGGTCGTCGAAGCTGGACCCGGGGCGATTCACGACCTGATCGACTGGGGGGTCCAGTTCAGCCGCAAGGACGATGACAGCTACGACCTGACGCGGGAAGGGGGGCATAGCCAGCGACGTATCCTCCACGCCAAGGACGTCACGGGGCGTGAGATCGAACGGGCGCTGATCGAGGCCATCGGCAAACACCCCAACATCACCCTCTATGAAAACCACATCGCCATCGACCTGATCACCGAAACAAAGGCGACGCAAAAATATTGCCCCCTCAACCGCTGCCTGGGCGCCTACGTCCTCGACATCGGCGCCAACGAAGTTATCGCCTTCGGTGCCGCCATGACCGTACTGGCCACCGGGGGGGCCGGCAAGGTCTATCTCTACACCTGCAATCCCGACGTCGCAACGGGGGACGGAGTCGCCATGGCGTACCGGGCGGGAGCCAGCGTCGCCAACATGGAATTCATGCAGTTTCACCCCACGACCCTCTACCACCCCCTCGCCAAGTCCTTCCTGATCTCCGAGGCCGTCCGCGGCGAAGGAGCGATTCTCAAACGCCGGGACGGCACGGCCTTCATGTCCAACTACCATGAGCTGCGAGACCTCGCCCCCCGCGACATCGTCGCCCGCGCGATCGACAATGAAATGAAGGTGCACGGCGACGACTGCGTCTTTCTCGACATCACCTTCGAAGGGGCCGATTACATCCGCGACCGCTTCCCCAACATCTACGAAACCTGCCTCTCCTACGGAATCGACATGACGAAGGAACCGATCCCCGTCGTTCCTGCGGCCCACTATCTGTGCGGCGGCGTTCAGGTCGACTCCCACGGGGAATCGGATCTGAAAAATCTCTTCGTCATCGGCGAGGCCTCCTGTACCGGCCTGCACGGCGCCAACCGTCTGGCCAGCAACAGTCTCCTTGAAGGGGTCGTTTACGGCGATCTCGCCGCAAAACGCTCCCTGGAGCGCTTGGCCGCCGAACATCGGAGCGACTTTCCCGCCATCCCCCCCTGGGACTGCGGCCGCGCCACCAACAGCGACGAGGAGGTGGTCGTCGCTCACAACTGGGACGAAATCCGCCGCTGCATGTGGAATTACGTCGGCATCGTTCGCTCCAACAAGCGCCTGGTGCGTGCCCTGCGCCGCATCCAGATGATCCAGGAGGAGATCACCGATTACTACTGGGATTTTCTCATCACCTCCGACCTCATCGAGCTGCGAAACATCGCCACCGTGGCCGAACTGATCGTGCGTTGCGCTCTCGAGCGCCGGGAGAGCCGCGGGCTGCATTATAATATCGACTATCCCGAGCGGGACGACGTCCACTGGCAGCGCGATACGGTCATCCGCAAGTCTTTTTAG